The genomic region TACTTTTGAAGCCGTGGATGGAATGTTGGAAAAGCGGCTGGACGGATTCGGCGAAGTCTTCCGTTATCTGACGTACCAAGAAATCGGCTCACCCGCAATCATGAGCCGGGCAACCGCCGGCATCATCAAAGGCCGCGTACTGTTTTCGACGCCGGGATCGGAAAATGCCGTTCGCCTGGCCATGGAAAAGCTCATCCTTCCCGAACTGGGTCACATTCTCCAGCAGCTGCGCAAATAAACGCCTTGGCGGGGACTTCGCCGGCGGTGCCTGCCGCGTGC from Nitrospira japonica harbors:
- a CDS encoding MogA/MoaB family molybdenum cofactor biosynthesis protein; translated protein: MVITCSDTRTRDTDTSGRRIMHLLKDAGHTIVDYYIVKDEPAKIKAKIKAGTANKRIHAIIINGGTGISRRDSTFEAVDGMLEKRLDGFGEVFRYLTYQEIGSPAIMSRATAGIIKGRVLFSTPGSENAVRLAMEKLILPELGHILQQLRK